A window of the Miscanthus floridulus cultivar M001 chromosome 14, ASM1932011v1, whole genome shotgun sequence genome harbors these coding sequences:
- the LOC136503430 gene encoding uncharacterized protein, which translates to MAFVSSSTTAAMIPFTFLPTNEKLNRTNFQSWKAQVVSALKGAQLGHFLNSTEQPPPALITSAGTKEDGSKKDPEPNPNYASWVAKDQTVLNYLLSNMSKEILGHVNSCVAAATAWTAIEGLFASQSRAKIISTRMALATANKGTASISDYFARIKGLADVA; encoded by the coding sequence ATGGCGTTCGTGTCGTCCTCCACTACCGCCGCCATGATTCCCTTCACCTTTCTTCCCACCAATGAAAAGCTGAACCGCACCAATTTCCAGTCGTGGAAGGCCCAGGTGGTCTCTGCGCTCAAGGGTGCCCAACTAGGGCATTTTCTCAACTCCACCGAGCAGCCGCCGCCGGCCCTCATCACGTCGGCCGGCACCAAAGAAGATGGATCCAAGAAGGATCCGGAGCCTAACCCCAACTATGCATCATGGGTAGCCAAAGATCAGACTGTCCTCAATTACCTGCTATCCAACATGTCCAAGGAGATCCTTGGCCATGTCAACTCCTGtgtcgccgccgccactgcctggACAGCCATCGAGGGGTTATTTGCCTCTCAGTCGCGGGCCAAGATCATTAGCACCCGCATGGCGTTGGCCACGGCCAACAAAGGTACTGCTTCCATCAGTGATTACTTTGCTCGCATAAAAGGCTTAGCAGATGTCGCATAA